In Dromiciops gliroides isolate mDroGli1 chromosome 5, mDroGli1.pri, whole genome shotgun sequence, the following are encoded in one genomic region:
- the LOC122727887 gene encoding cytochrome c oxidase subunit 7C, mitochondrial-like, with amino-acid sequence MFGQSLRRFSTSLVRRSHYEEGPGKNLPFSIENKWQLLVMVTVYFGSGFAAPFYILRHQMLKK; translated from the coding sequence ATGTTTGGGCAGAGCTTGCGCAGGTTCTCCACCTCCTTGGTTCGCAGGAGCCACTATGAAGAGGGCCCCGGGAAGAACCTGCCCTTTTCAATAGAAAACAAATGGCAGTTGCTGGTAATGGTAACTGTGTACTTTGGATCTGGATTTGCTGCACCTTTCTATATATTAAGACATCAGATGCTTAAGAAATAA